In Archocentrus centrarchus isolate MPI-CPG fArcCen1 chromosome 16, fArcCen1, whole genome shotgun sequence, a single window of DNA contains:
- the etfb gene encoding electron transfer flavoprotein subunit beta — protein sequence MSGRVLVGVKRVIDYAVKIRVKPDNTGVVTDGVKHSMNPFCEIAVEEAVKLKEKKLIKEVVAVSCGPQQSQETIRTALAMGADRGIHVEVSGKDYENLGPLQVSKILAALAKKEDAQLILLGKQAIDDDCNQTGQMTAALLDWAQGTFASEVSLEGDKINLVREIDGGLEHIKINTPAVVTADLRLNTPRYATLPNIMKAKKKKIATMKPADLGVDLTSRLEVLKVEEPPQRQAGMKVETVEDLVGKLKEAGRI from the exons ATGTCTGGCCGTGTCCTCGTCGGAGTTAAGCGTGTCATTGACTACGCAGTTAAG ATTCGCGTGAAGCCGGACAACACTGGCGTGGTGACGGATGGTGTTAAGCACTCAATGAACCCCTTCTGTGAGATTGCTGTGGAGGAGGCGGTcaagctgaaagagaaaaagcttATTAAGGAGGTTGTGGCTGTCAGCTGTGGGCCACAGCAGTCACAG gagaccatccgtaCTGCTCTTGCCATGGGGGCTGACCGTGGCATTCATGTGGAAGTGAGTGGGAAAGACTATGAAAACCTGGGACCCCTTCAGGTCTCCAAGATCCTGGCAGCTTTGGCCAAAAAGGAGGATGCTCAGCTTATCCTCCTTGGCAAACAG GCCATTGATGATGATTGCAATCAGACTGGCCAGATGACAGCAGCTTTACTGGACTGGGCTCAG GGTACCTTTGCATCAGAGGTGTCACTGGAAGGAGACAAGATTAATTTGGTAAGAGAAATCGATGGTGGCCTGGAGCATATTAAGATCAACACACCAGCAGTGGTCACTGCTGACCTTCGACTCAACACCCCCAGATATGCCACACTGCCTAATATCATG aaagccaagaagaagaagatcgCTACCATGAAGCCTGCAGACTTGGGGGTAGACCTGACGTCACGGTTGGAGGTGTTGAAAGTGGAGGAGCCTCCACAGAGGCAGGCAGGGATGAAGGTGGAGACAGTGGAGGACCTGGTGGGCAAACTAAAAGAGGCAGGGAGGATATAG
- the usf2l gene encoding upstream stimulatory factor 2 isoform X3 codes for MINKSTSQVTYRVVQVTDQHLDGRDDAGGAVSVVSTAAFAGAPQAVAQAVIQNPFSNGGSPAGEAVGGETRFAYFPATAVSDGTVSVQAATDPTLTQAGGQFYVMMTPPDVIQTGTPRTIAPRTQPYPADENELLQHEVLNWKMDGPRTPRDERRRAQHNEVERRRRDKINNWIVTLSKIIPDCNMDSTKTGASKGGILSKACDYIRELRQSNQRLQESLKEVERIQMDNELCRQQIEELKNENALLRAQLQQHGIEMVGETPPQ; via the exons ATGATAAACAAATCGACAAGTCAG GTGACGTATCGTGTTGTCCAGGTGACTGACCAGCACCTTGATGGAAGAGATGATGCAGGAGGAGCAGTGAGTGTTGTCTCAACAGCTGCATTCGCTGGGGCTCCTCAAGCTGTGGCACAG GCTGTGATCCAGAACCCTTTCAGTAATGGAGGAAGCCCAGCAGGAGAGGCAGTGGGAGGGGAGACCCGCTTCGCTTACTTCCCCGCAACTGCGGTGAGCGACGGGACTGTGTCTGTGCAGGCCGCCACGGACCCCACACTCACACAGGCAGGGG GTCAGTTTTATGTGATGATGACCCCCCCTGATGTCATTCAGACAGGCACGCCACGAACCATCGCCCCACGAACACAGCCGTACCCTGC AGATGAAAACGAGCTGCTGCAACACGAAGTTTTAAACTG gaaaatggatggacccCGAACACCAAGAGATGAAAGGAGAAGAGCACAACATAATGAAG TCGAAAGACGGCGAAGAGACAAGATCAACAACTGGATTGTCACGCTTTCCAAGATTATCCCAGACTGCAATATGGACAGCACCAAGACTGGAGCA AGCAAAGGAGGCATCCTGTCTAAAGCTTGTGACTACATTCGTGAGCTGAGGCAAAGCAACCAGAGGCTGCAAGAGAGTCTGAAGGAAGTGGAGAGGATACAAATGGACAATGAGTTGTGCAGGCAGCAG attgaagAGCTGAAGAATGAGAATGCATTGCTCCGAGCACAACTCCAGCAGCACGGCATCGAAATGGTTGGAGAAACACCGCCACAGTGA
- the usf2l gene encoding upstream stimulatory factor 2 isoform X1 has protein sequence MDMLEPSLDNASQEKQEEEVQGSEDGTGEEQTAVTIASVPQAAAFGDHNIQYQFRTEGGQVTYRVVQVTDQHLDGRDDAGGAVSVVSTAAFAGAPQAVAQAVIQNPFSNGGSPAGEAVGGETRFAYFPATAVSDGTVSVQAATDPTLTQAGGQFYVMMTPPDVIQTGTPRTIAPRTQPYPADENELLQHEVLNWKMDGPRTPRDERRRAQHNEVERRRRDKINNWIVTLSKIIPDCNMDSTKTGASKGGILSKACDYIRELRQSNQRLQESLKEVERIQMDNELCRQQIEELKNENALLRAQLQQHGIEMVGETPPQ, from the exons ATGGATATGCTTGAACCGAGTCTGGACAACGCAAG CCAAGAAAAGCAAGAAGAGGAGGTCCAGGGATCTGAAG ACGGAACAGGAGAGGAGCAGACAGCTGTTACAATAGCCAGTGTTCCTCAGGCTGCAGCATTTGGCGACCATAACATACAGTATCAGTTCCGCACTGAGGGTGGGCAG GTGACGTATCGTGTTGTCCAGGTGACTGACCAGCACCTTGATGGAAGAGATGATGCAGGAGGAGCAGTGAGTGTTGTCTCAACAGCTGCATTCGCTGGGGCTCCTCAAGCTGTGGCACAG GCTGTGATCCAGAACCCTTTCAGTAATGGAGGAAGCCCAGCAGGAGAGGCAGTGGGAGGGGAGACCCGCTTCGCTTACTTCCCCGCAACTGCGGTGAGCGACGGGACTGTGTCTGTGCAGGCCGCCACGGACCCCACACTCACACAGGCAGGGG GTCAGTTTTATGTGATGATGACCCCCCCTGATGTCATTCAGACAGGCACGCCACGAACCATCGCCCCACGAACACAGCCGTACCCTGC AGATGAAAACGAGCTGCTGCAACACGAAGTTTTAAACTG gaaaatggatggacccCGAACACCAAGAGATGAAAGGAGAAGAGCACAACATAATGAAG TCGAAAGACGGCGAAGAGACAAGATCAACAACTGGATTGTCACGCTTTCCAAGATTATCCCAGACTGCAATATGGACAGCACCAAGACTGGAGCA AGCAAAGGAGGCATCCTGTCTAAAGCTTGTGACTACATTCGTGAGCTGAGGCAAAGCAACCAGAGGCTGCAAGAGAGTCTGAAGGAAGTGGAGAGGATACAAATGGACAATGAGTTGTGCAGGCAGCAG attgaagAGCTGAAGAATGAGAATGCATTGCTCCGAGCACAACTCCAGCAGCACGGCATCGAAATGGTTGGAGAAACACCGCCACAGTGA
- the hamp gene encoding hepcidin-1 has product MKAFSIAVAVTLVLAFICILESSAIPFTGVQELEEAGSNDTPVVAHQEMSVESSMMLNHIRQKRQSHLSLCRWCCKCCRNKGCGFCCKF; this is encoded by the exons ATGAAGGCATTCAGCATTGCAGTTGCAGTGACACTCGTGCTCGCCTTTATTTGCATTCTGGAGAGCTCTGCCATTCCATTCACCGGG GTgcaagagctggaggaggcagggAGCAATGACACTCCAGTTGTGGCACATCAAGAGATGTCAGTGGAATCATCAATG ATGCTGAATCACATCAGGCAAAAGCGTCAGAGCCATCTTTCCTTGTGCCGCTGGTGTTGCAAATGCTGCCGCAACAAGGGCTGTGGCTTCTGCTGCAAGTTCTGA
- the usf2l gene encoding upstream stimulatory factor 2 isoform X2, whose translation MDMLEPSLDNASQEKQEEEVQGSEDGTGEEQTAVTIASVPQAAAFGDHNIQYQFRTEGGQVTYRVVQVTDQHLDGRDDAGGAVSVVSTAAFAGAPQAVAQAVIQNPFSNGGSPAGEAVGGETRFAYFPATAVSDGTVSVQAATDPTLTQAGGQFYVMMTPPDVIQTGTPRTIAPRTQPYPAKMDGPRTPRDERRRAQHNEVERRRRDKINNWIVTLSKIIPDCNMDSTKTGASKGGILSKACDYIRELRQSNQRLQESLKEVERIQMDNELCRQQIEELKNENALLRAQLQQHGIEMVGETPPQ comes from the exons ATGGATATGCTTGAACCGAGTCTGGACAACGCAAG CCAAGAAAAGCAAGAAGAGGAGGTCCAGGGATCTGAAG ACGGAACAGGAGAGGAGCAGACAGCTGTTACAATAGCCAGTGTTCCTCAGGCTGCAGCATTTGGCGACCATAACATACAGTATCAGTTCCGCACTGAGGGTGGGCAG GTGACGTATCGTGTTGTCCAGGTGACTGACCAGCACCTTGATGGAAGAGATGATGCAGGAGGAGCAGTGAGTGTTGTCTCAACAGCTGCATTCGCTGGGGCTCCTCAAGCTGTGGCACAG GCTGTGATCCAGAACCCTTTCAGTAATGGAGGAAGCCCAGCAGGAGAGGCAGTGGGAGGGGAGACCCGCTTCGCTTACTTCCCCGCAACTGCGGTGAGCGACGGGACTGTGTCTGTGCAGGCCGCCACGGACCCCACACTCACACAGGCAGGGG GTCAGTTTTATGTGATGATGACCCCCCCTGATGTCATTCAGACAGGCACGCCACGAACCATCGCCCCACGAACACAGCCGTACCCTGC gaaaatggatggacccCGAACACCAAGAGATGAAAGGAGAAGAGCACAACATAATGAAG TCGAAAGACGGCGAAGAGACAAGATCAACAACTGGATTGTCACGCTTTCCAAGATTATCCCAGACTGCAATATGGACAGCACCAAGACTGGAGCA AGCAAAGGAGGCATCCTGTCTAAAGCTTGTGACTACATTCGTGAGCTGAGGCAAAGCAACCAGAGGCTGCAAGAGAGTCTGAAGGAAGTGGAGAGGATACAAATGGACAATGAGTTGTGCAGGCAGCAG attgaagAGCTGAAGAATGAGAATGCATTGCTCCGAGCACAACTCCAGCAGCACGGCATCGAAATGGTTGGAGAAACACCGCCACAGTGA